The following proteins are encoded in a genomic region of Anabas testudineus chromosome 13, fAnaTes1.2, whole genome shotgun sequence:
- the LOC113166443 gene encoding extracellular calcium-sensing receptor-like, with product MDGDYVIGGVFSIHYNMQAVKHNYTTMPGQLTCTGRIEPRELHFSSAMIFAIEEINNSTKLLPGIRLGYQIHDSCASVPMAVKVAFQLTNGLDHVVYTCDNCSQSGMVMAIVGESSSTPSISMSRVIGPFNVPQVSHFATCACLSNKKQYPTFFRTIPSDQFQAEALAKLVKQFGWTWIGAVRSDSDYGNNGMATFLNAAQKQGICVEYSESFSRTHPRSRIQRVADVIRRSTATVLVAFLGLGEMRLLMEELSREPSPPRQWIGSEAWMTHPDMLKFTFCAGATGFGIPRSVIPGLRDFLLDLSPTKVAASPILSEFWEEAFNCTLEKSAATDKTMCDGSEDIKNLQTPYTDTSELRITNMVYKAVYAIAHAIHNAVCQETNSTTQCDKLSRIDSKQILTELKKVNFTQNGYHVSFDANGDPVAMYELVNWQKSSSGSIELVTVGYYDASLPVGQEFHIYKNLTWVEGRTQVPVSVCSDSCPPGTHKVLQKGKPICCYDCIPCPEGEISNAKDSPNCFPCPKEFWPNTERDTCFPKPVEFLSFSEVLGIILATFSIGGACLAVITATVFFRHRTSPIVRANNSELSFLLLFSLTLCFLCSLTFIGAPSEWSCMLRHTAFGITFVLCISCVLGKTIVVLMAFKATLPGSNVMKWFGPPQQRMTVVSFTFVQVLICTVWLVLSPPFPMKNLTTYKEKIILECALGSSVAFWTVLGYIGLLAVFCFVLAVLARKLPDNFNEAKLITFSMLIFCAVWITFIPAYVSSPGKFTVAVEIFAILASSFGLMLCIFAPKCFIILFNPEKNTKKHLMNKN from the exons ATGGATGGTGATTATGTTATTGGTGGAGTTTTCTCCATTCACTACAACATGCAGGCAGTGAAGCATAACTACACCACCATGCCTGGGCAACTAACATGCACAGGGAG AATTGAACCCCGTGAACTGCACTTCTCAAGTGCAATGATCTTTGCCATTGAGGAGATTAACAACAGCACCAAGCTGCTTCCTGGCATCCGACTCGGTTATCAGATCCATGACTCATGTGCCTCAGTTCCTATGGCTGTTAAAGTGGCATTCCAGCTTACAAATGGCCTGGATCATGTTGTTTACACTTGTGACAATTGTTCACAGTCTGGTATGGTGATGGCTATTGTTGGTGAGTCTTCATCGACACCATCCATCAGCATGTCACGTGTCATCGGACCCTTTAATGTTCCTCAa GTGAGCCATTTTGCCACTTGTGCATGCTTGTCTAATAAGAAGCAGTATCCAACATTCTTCAGAACAATTCCCAGTGACCAGTTTCAGGCTGAAGCTCTGGCCAAGCTGGTGAAACAATTTGGTTGGACATGGATAGGTGCTGTCCGCTCAGATTCAGACTATGGAAATAATGGCATGGCAACtttcctgaatgcagcacaaaaacaggGGATCTGTGTTGAATACTCTGAATCTTTCTCTCGTACCCACCCACGTAGCAGGATCCAGAGAGTGGCTGATGTTATTCGCAG GTCAACAGCTACAGTTCTTGTGGCATTTTTAGGCTTAGGAGAGATGAGGTTACTGATGGAGGAGCTGTCTCGTGAACCTTCTCCACCTCGTCAGTGGATAGGCAGTGAGGCTTGGATGACTCACCCAGACATGCTGAAGTTCACTTTCTGTGCTGGAGCCACTGGATTTGGTATTCCACGATCTGTCATCCCAGGTCTGAGAGACTTCCTGCTGGATCTCTCTCCCACTAAAGTGGCAGCCTCCCCAATTCTTAGTGAGTTCTGGGAGGAGGCATTTAATTGCACCCTGGAAAAAA GTGCTGCCACAGACAAGACTATGTGTGATGGGAGTGAAGACATAAAAAACCTCCAGACGCCTTACACTGACACATCTGAGCTCCGCATCACTAACATGGTGTACAAAGCTGTTTATGCAATAGCTCATGCCATTCACAATGCTGTGTGTCAGGAGACAAATTCTACAACTCAGTGTGACAAACTCAGCAGAATAGACTCCAAACAG ATTCTTACTGAACTGAAGAAAGTAAATTTTACCCAAAATGGTTATCATGTGTCATTTGATGCTAACGGGGATCCTGTGGCCATGTATGAGCTGGTTAACTggcagaaaagcagcagtggcagcattGAGTTGGTGACAGTAGGGTACTATGATGCATCACTGCCAGTGGGTCAAGAGTTCCATATCTACAAGAACTTAACCTGGGTGGAGGGCAGGACACAA GTGCCTGTatcagtgtgctctgacagCTGTCCTCCAGGAACTcataaagtgctgcagaaaggaaaaccCATCTGCTGTTATGACTGTATACCATGTCCTGAGGGAGAGATCAGTAATGCTAAAG ATTCACCAAACTGTTTCCCCTGCCCAAAAGAGTTCTGGcctaacacagagagagacacctGTTTCCCAAAGCCTGTAGAGTTTCTTTCCTTCAGTGAGGTCCTAGGAATCATCCTGGCTACATTCTCCATCGGTGGTGCCTGTCTGGCTGTTATAACAGCGACTGTATTCTTCCGGCACAGAACATCCCCGattgtcagggccaacaactctgagctgagcttcctgctgctcttctctttgactctgtgtttcttatgttCATTAACGTTCATTGGAGCACCCTCGGAGTGGTCCTGTATGCTGCGTCACACAGCGTTTGGgatcacctttgtcctctgtatctcttgtgttctTGGGAAAACTATAGTTGTGTTAATGGCCTTCAAAGCTACACTTCCAGGCAGTAATGTCATGAAATGGTTTGGTCCTCCACAGCAGAGAATGACTGTAgtgtcttttacatttgttcaggTTTTAATATGTACTGTTTGGTTGGTTCTTAGTCCTCCTTTTCCAATGAAAAACCTAACTAcatacaaagagaaaatcatCCTGGAGTGTGCATTAGGTTCATCTGTTGCATTCTGGACAGTATTGGGGTACATAGGACTACTGGCtgtcttctgctttgtgttagcTGTCCTAGCtcggaaactacctgataattttaatgaagctaaactgatcaccttcagcatgttgatcttctgtgcagtctggatcacttttattccagcttatgtcagctctcctgggaaatttactgtggctgtggagatatttgctattctaGCCTCTAGTTTTGGACTAATGCTGTGTATATTTGCTCCAAAGTGTTTTATCATATTGTTTAATCCagagaagaacacaaagaaacacttaaTGAACAAGAATTAG